In Caretta caretta isolate rCarCar2 chromosome 20, rCarCar1.hap1, whole genome shotgun sequence, a single window of DNA contains:
- the SLC44A2 gene encoding choline transporter-like protein 2 isoform X2 has translation MERRVLGEFSWEPGPDFGTPQKYDPTFKGPIHDRGCTDIICCILLLIAILGYVIVGVVAWTHGDPRKVIYPTDSRGQFCGQLGTPNENKPFLFYFNIMKCASPLVLLEFQCPTKQICVNKCPDRYLTYLKVRTQLTKDFEYYKQFCVPEFNNQQKSVPEVLRDGDCPAMITPSKPLARRCLPAINTKKGVIMVGNETTFDDGWGQTKRNVTELVEGAKKANVVLEARQLAMKIFEDYTVSWYWIIIGLVIALVISFIFIVLLRFLAGIMIWVMIVLVILVLGYGIFHCYMEYARLKGEAGSDVSLKDLGFQTDLHVYLHLKQTWLAFMIILCIIEVIIILLLIFLRKRILIAIALIKEASRAVGHIMMSLVFPLCTFFLVCLCIAYWASTAVFLSTSNEAVYKVFNESNCDYAGQTCIPETFNMTNITKQCPDARCLFAFYGGETAYHKYLIVFQIYNAFMFFWLANFVIALGQVTLAGAFASYYWAFKKPDDMPAFPLFSSFGRALRYHTGSLAFGSLILAIVQIIRVLLEYLDHRLKAAENKFAKFLLTCLKCCFWCLEKFIKFLNRNAYIMIAIYGTNFCTSAKNAFFLLMRNIIRVAVLDKVTDFLLFLGKLLIVGSVGILAFFFFTQRIKLVQDTAPPLNYYWVPILTVIVGSYLIAHGFFSVYAMCVDTLFLCFLEDLERNDGSSEKPYFMSSDLKKLLNKTNKGHSDA, from the exons CATGGACACATGGTGACCCCCGGAAGGTGATATACCCCACAGACAGTCGCGGGCAGTTCTGTGGCCAGCTGGGAACTCCCAATGA GAACAAGCCTTTCCtgttttacttcaacatcatgaAGTGCGCCAGCCCCTTGGTACTGCTGGAGTTCCAGTGTCCGACCAAACAG ATTTGTGTGAATAAGTGCCCAGACCGGTATCTCACGTACCTGAAAGTCAGGACACAGCTCACCAAAGACTTTGAATACTACAAGCAGTTCTGCGTCCCAGAATTTAACAATCAGCAGAAG aGCGTCCCGGAAGTGCTGAGGGATGGAGACTGTCCGGCCATGATCACTCCCAGCAAACCTT TGGCACGCAGGTGTTTACCAGCAATCAACACCAAGAAAGGGGTCATCATGGTTGGGAACGAGACGACCTTTGATGATGGATGGGGACAAACAAAAAGGAACGTGACAGAGCTGGTGGAAGGGGCCAA AAAAGCAAACGTGGTTCTGGAAGCAAGACAACTGGCCATGAAGATCTTTGAAGATTACACAGTTTCCTGGTACTGGATAATAAT AGGTCTAGTGATTGCCTTGGTGATCAGCTTCATCTTCATTGTCCTGCTTCGCTTCCTTGCTGGGATCATGATCTGGGTTATGATTGTGCTGGTGATCTTGGTGCTCGGATATG GAATCTTCCACTGTTACATGGAATACGCCCGACTAAAAGGAGAAGCAGGCTCTGATGTCTCCCTGAAGGACCTGGGATTCCAGACTGATCTGCATGTCTATCTCCACCTGAAGCAAACGTGGTTGGCCTTCA TGATTATCCTGTGCATCATAGAGGTGATCATCATCCTGTTACTCATCTTCCTCCGCAAGAGGATCCTTATTGCCATTGCGCTCATCAAGGAAGCCAGCAG GGCTGTTGGTCATATCATGATGTCGCTGGTGTTTCCTCTGTGCACCTTCTTCCTGGTGTGTCTCTGCATTGCTTACTGGGCCAGCACCGCTGT TTTTTTATCTACTTCTAATGAGGCTGTCTACAAGGTGTTTAACGAGTCTAACTGTGATTACGCTGGGCAGACCTGCATACCAGAG ACATTCAATATGACCAACATCACCAAGCAGTGCCCAGATGCCCGCTGCCTCTTTGCTTTCTATGGGGGCGAGACAGCCTACCATAAATACCTCATCGTCTTCCAGATCTATAATGCCTTTATGTTCTTCTGGCTGGCCAACTTTGTGATTGCGCTGGGCCAGGTCACGCTAGCCGGAGCCTTTGCTTCCTACTATTGGGCCTTCAAGAAACCTGATGACATGCCGgcttttcccctcttctcttcctTCGGCCGGGCACTCAG GTATCACACTGGCTCATTGGCCTTTGGGTCTCTGATTCTTGCCATTGTCCAGATCATCAGGGTCCTTCTGGAGTATCTGGATCACAGGCTGAAAG CTGCTGAGAATAAGTTTGCCAAGTTCCTGCTGACCTGTCTCAAATGCTGCTTCTGGTGCCTGGAAAAATTTATCAAGTTCCTGAACAGGAACGCATACATCATG ATTGCCATCTATGGCACCAACTTCTGCACTTCAGCCAAGAATGCGTTCTTCCTACTCATGAGGAACATTATCAG GGTGGCTGTTTTAGATAAAGTCACAGATTTTCTGCTCTTCCTTGGTAAACTCCTCATCGTGGGAAGTGTTG GAATCCTTGCCtttttcttcttcactcagcggaTAAAACTGGTTCAGGACACTGCACCTCCTCTCAATTACTATTGGGTCCCTATTCTG ACTGTGATTGTGGGCTCCTATCTCATTGCACATGGATTCTTCAGCGTCTATGCCATGTGTGTGGATACCCTCTTCCTCTGCTTCT TGGAAGACCTGGAGCGTAACGATGGTTCATCCGAAAAGCCTTACTTCATGTCATCTGACCTGAAAAAACTTCtgaacaagacaaacaaaggtcACTCGGATGCATAG
- the SLC44A2 gene encoding choline transporter-like protein 2 isoform X5, whose amino-acid sequence MGVDEENYYGKHGTPQKYDPTFKGPIHDRGCTDIICCILLLIAILGYVIVGVVAWTHGDPRKVIYPTDSRGQFCGQLGTPNENKPFLFYFNIMKCASPLVLLEFQCPTKQICVNKCPDRYLTYLKVRTQLTKDFEYYKQFCVPEFNNQQKSVPEVLRDGDCPAMITPSKPLARRCLPAINTKKGVIMVGNETTFDDGWGQTKRNVTELVEGAKKANVVLEARQLAMKIFEDYTVSWYWIIIGLVIALVISFIFIVLLRFLAGIMIWVMIVLVILVLGYGIFHCYMEYARLKGEAGSDVSLKDLGFQTDLHVYLHLKQTWLAFMIILCIIEVIIILLLIFLRKRILIAIALIKEASRAVGHIMMSLVFPLCTFFLVCLCIAYWASTAVFLSTSNEAVYKVFNESNCDYAGQTCIPETFNMTNITKQCPDARCLFAFYGGETAYHKYLIVFQIYNAFMFFWLANFVIALGQVTLAGAFASYYWAFKKPDDMPAFPLFSSFGRALRYHTGSLAFGSLILAIVQIIRVLLEYLDHRLKAAENKFAKFLLTCLKCCFWCLEKFIKFLNRNAYIMIAIYGTNFCTSAKNAFFLLMRNIIRVAVLDKVTDFLLFLGKLLIVGSVGILAFFFFTQRIKLVQDTAPPLNYYWVPILTVIVGSYLIAHGFFSVYAMCVDTLFLCFLEDLERNDGSSEKPYFMSSDLKKLLNKTNKGHSDA is encoded by the exons CATGGACACATGGTGACCCCCGGAAGGTGATATACCCCACAGACAGTCGCGGGCAGTTCTGTGGCCAGCTGGGAACTCCCAATGA GAACAAGCCTTTCCtgttttacttcaacatcatgaAGTGCGCCAGCCCCTTGGTACTGCTGGAGTTCCAGTGTCCGACCAAACAG ATTTGTGTGAATAAGTGCCCAGACCGGTATCTCACGTACCTGAAAGTCAGGACACAGCTCACCAAAGACTTTGAATACTACAAGCAGTTCTGCGTCCCAGAATTTAACAATCAGCAGAAG aGCGTCCCGGAAGTGCTGAGGGATGGAGACTGTCCGGCCATGATCACTCCCAGCAAACCTT TGGCACGCAGGTGTTTACCAGCAATCAACACCAAGAAAGGGGTCATCATGGTTGGGAACGAGACGACCTTTGATGATGGATGGGGACAAACAAAAAGGAACGTGACAGAGCTGGTGGAAGGGGCCAA AAAAGCAAACGTGGTTCTGGAAGCAAGACAACTGGCCATGAAGATCTTTGAAGATTACACAGTTTCCTGGTACTGGATAATAAT AGGTCTAGTGATTGCCTTGGTGATCAGCTTCATCTTCATTGTCCTGCTTCGCTTCCTTGCTGGGATCATGATCTGGGTTATGATTGTGCTGGTGATCTTGGTGCTCGGATATG GAATCTTCCACTGTTACATGGAATACGCCCGACTAAAAGGAGAAGCAGGCTCTGATGTCTCCCTGAAGGACCTGGGATTCCAGACTGATCTGCATGTCTATCTCCACCTGAAGCAAACGTGGTTGGCCTTCA TGATTATCCTGTGCATCATAGAGGTGATCATCATCCTGTTACTCATCTTCCTCCGCAAGAGGATCCTTATTGCCATTGCGCTCATCAAGGAAGCCAGCAG GGCTGTTGGTCATATCATGATGTCGCTGGTGTTTCCTCTGTGCACCTTCTTCCTGGTGTGTCTCTGCATTGCTTACTGGGCCAGCACCGCTGT TTTTTTATCTACTTCTAATGAGGCTGTCTACAAGGTGTTTAACGAGTCTAACTGTGATTACGCTGGGCAGACCTGCATACCAGAG ACATTCAATATGACCAACATCACCAAGCAGTGCCCAGATGCCCGCTGCCTCTTTGCTTTCTATGGGGGCGAGACAGCCTACCATAAATACCTCATCGTCTTCCAGATCTATAATGCCTTTATGTTCTTCTGGCTGGCCAACTTTGTGATTGCGCTGGGCCAGGTCACGCTAGCCGGAGCCTTTGCTTCCTACTATTGGGCCTTCAAGAAACCTGATGACATGCCGgcttttcccctcttctcttcctTCGGCCGGGCACTCAG GTATCACACTGGCTCATTGGCCTTTGGGTCTCTGATTCTTGCCATTGTCCAGATCATCAGGGTCCTTCTGGAGTATCTGGATCACAGGCTGAAAG CTGCTGAGAATAAGTTTGCCAAGTTCCTGCTGACCTGTCTCAAATGCTGCTTCTGGTGCCTGGAAAAATTTATCAAGTTCCTGAACAGGAACGCATACATCATG ATTGCCATCTATGGCACCAACTTCTGCACTTCAGCCAAGAATGCGTTCTTCCTACTCATGAGGAACATTATCAG GGTGGCTGTTTTAGATAAAGTCACAGATTTTCTGCTCTTCCTTGGTAAACTCCTCATCGTGGGAAGTGTTG GAATCCTTGCCtttttcttcttcactcagcggaTAAAACTGGTTCAGGACACTGCACCTCCTCTCAATTACTATTGGGTCCCTATTCTG ACTGTGATTGTGGGCTCCTATCTCATTGCACATGGATTCTTCAGCGTCTATGCCATGTGTGTGGATACCCTCTTCCTCTGCTTCT TGGAAGACCTGGAGCGTAACGATGGTTCATCCGAAAAGCCTTACTTCATGTCATCTGACCTGAAAAAACTTCtgaacaagacaaacaaaggtcACTCGGATGCATAG
- the SLC44A2 gene encoding choline transporter-like protein 2 isoform X4 produces the protein MEKEPDGAYGTPQKYDPTFKGPIHDRGCTDIICCILLLIAILGYVIVGVVAWTHGDPRKVIYPTDSRGQFCGQLGTPNENKPFLFYFNIMKCASPLVLLEFQCPTKQICVNKCPDRYLTYLKVRTQLTKDFEYYKQFCVPEFNNQQKSVPEVLRDGDCPAMITPSKPLARRCLPAINTKKGVIMVGNETTFDDGWGQTKRNVTELVEGAKKANVVLEARQLAMKIFEDYTVSWYWIIIGLVIALVISFIFIVLLRFLAGIMIWVMIVLVILVLGYGIFHCYMEYARLKGEAGSDVSLKDLGFQTDLHVYLHLKQTWLAFMIILCIIEVIIILLLIFLRKRILIAIALIKEASRAVGHIMMSLVFPLCTFFLVCLCIAYWASTAVFLSTSNEAVYKVFNESNCDYAGQTCIPETFNMTNITKQCPDARCLFAFYGGETAYHKYLIVFQIYNAFMFFWLANFVIALGQVTLAGAFASYYWAFKKPDDMPAFPLFSSFGRALRYHTGSLAFGSLILAIVQIIRVLLEYLDHRLKAAENKFAKFLLTCLKCCFWCLEKFIKFLNRNAYIMIAIYGTNFCTSAKNAFFLLMRNIIRVAVLDKVTDFLLFLGKLLIVGSVGILAFFFFTQRIKLVQDTAPPLNYYWVPILTVIVGSYLIAHGFFSVYAMCVDTLFLCFCEDLERNDGSPERPYYMSPELSEILLKGSLESSKSADSQG, from the exons CATGGACACATGGTGACCCCCGGAAGGTGATATACCCCACAGACAGTCGCGGGCAGTTCTGTGGCCAGCTGGGAACTCCCAATGA GAACAAGCCTTTCCtgttttacttcaacatcatgaAGTGCGCCAGCCCCTTGGTACTGCTGGAGTTCCAGTGTCCGACCAAACAG ATTTGTGTGAATAAGTGCCCAGACCGGTATCTCACGTACCTGAAAGTCAGGACACAGCTCACCAAAGACTTTGAATACTACAAGCAGTTCTGCGTCCCAGAATTTAACAATCAGCAGAAG aGCGTCCCGGAAGTGCTGAGGGATGGAGACTGTCCGGCCATGATCACTCCCAGCAAACCTT TGGCACGCAGGTGTTTACCAGCAATCAACACCAAGAAAGGGGTCATCATGGTTGGGAACGAGACGACCTTTGATGATGGATGGGGACAAACAAAAAGGAACGTGACAGAGCTGGTGGAAGGGGCCAA AAAAGCAAACGTGGTTCTGGAAGCAAGACAACTGGCCATGAAGATCTTTGAAGATTACACAGTTTCCTGGTACTGGATAATAAT AGGTCTAGTGATTGCCTTGGTGATCAGCTTCATCTTCATTGTCCTGCTTCGCTTCCTTGCTGGGATCATGATCTGGGTTATGATTGTGCTGGTGATCTTGGTGCTCGGATATG GAATCTTCCACTGTTACATGGAATACGCCCGACTAAAAGGAGAAGCAGGCTCTGATGTCTCCCTGAAGGACCTGGGATTCCAGACTGATCTGCATGTCTATCTCCACCTGAAGCAAACGTGGTTGGCCTTCA TGATTATCCTGTGCATCATAGAGGTGATCATCATCCTGTTACTCATCTTCCTCCGCAAGAGGATCCTTATTGCCATTGCGCTCATCAAGGAAGCCAGCAG GGCTGTTGGTCATATCATGATGTCGCTGGTGTTTCCTCTGTGCACCTTCTTCCTGGTGTGTCTCTGCATTGCTTACTGGGCCAGCACCGCTGT TTTTTTATCTACTTCTAATGAGGCTGTCTACAAGGTGTTTAACGAGTCTAACTGTGATTACGCTGGGCAGACCTGCATACCAGAG ACATTCAATATGACCAACATCACCAAGCAGTGCCCAGATGCCCGCTGCCTCTTTGCTTTCTATGGGGGCGAGACAGCCTACCATAAATACCTCATCGTCTTCCAGATCTATAATGCCTTTATGTTCTTCTGGCTGGCCAACTTTGTGATTGCGCTGGGCCAGGTCACGCTAGCCGGAGCCTTTGCTTCCTACTATTGGGCCTTCAAGAAACCTGATGACATGCCGgcttttcccctcttctcttcctTCGGCCGGGCACTCAG GTATCACACTGGCTCATTGGCCTTTGGGTCTCTGATTCTTGCCATTGTCCAGATCATCAGGGTCCTTCTGGAGTATCTGGATCACAGGCTGAAAG CTGCTGAGAATAAGTTTGCCAAGTTCCTGCTGACCTGTCTCAAATGCTGCTTCTGGTGCCTGGAAAAATTTATCAAGTTCCTGAACAGGAACGCATACATCATG ATTGCCATCTATGGCACCAACTTCTGCACTTCAGCCAAGAATGCGTTCTTCCTACTCATGAGGAACATTATCAG GGTGGCTGTTTTAGATAAAGTCACAGATTTTCTGCTCTTCCTTGGTAAACTCCTCATCGTGGGAAGTGTTG GAATCCTTGCCtttttcttcttcactcagcggaTAAAACTGGTTCAGGACACTGCACCTCCTCTCAATTACTATTGGGTCCCTATTCTG ACTGTGATTGTGGGCTCCTATCTCATTGCACATGGATTCTTCAGCGTCTATGCCATGTGTGTGGATACCCTCTTCCTCTGCTTCT GTGAAGACCTGGAGAGGAATGATGGATCTCCTGAGCGACCTTACTACATGTCCCCAGAGCTGAGTGAAATCCTGCTGAAGGGGAGCCTAGAATCATCCAAAAGTGCTGATAGCCAAGGATAG
- the SLC44A2 gene encoding choline transporter-like protein 2 isoform X1 yields the protein MERRVLGEFSWEPGPDFGTPQKYDPTFKGPIHDRGCTDIICCILLLIAILGYVIVGVVAWTHGDPRKVIYPTDSRGQFCGQLGTPNENKPFLFYFNIMKCASPLVLLEFQCPTKQICVNKCPDRYLTYLKVRTQLTKDFEYYKQFCVPEFNNQQKSVPEVLRDGDCPAMITPSKPLARRCLPAINTKKGVIMVGNETTFDDGWGQTKRNVTELVEGAKKANVVLEARQLAMKIFEDYTVSWYWIIIGLVIALVISFIFIVLLRFLAGIMIWVMIVLVILVLGYGIFHCYMEYARLKGEAGSDVSLKDLGFQTDLHVYLHLKQTWLAFMIILCIIEVIIILLLIFLRKRILIAIALIKEASRAVGHIMMSLVFPLCTFFLVCLCIAYWASTAVFLSTSNEAVYKVFNESNCDYAGQTCIPETFNMTNITKQCPDARCLFAFYGGETAYHKYLIVFQIYNAFMFFWLANFVIALGQVTLAGAFASYYWAFKKPDDMPAFPLFSSFGRALRYHTGSLAFGSLILAIVQIIRVLLEYLDHRLKAAENKFAKFLLTCLKCCFWCLEKFIKFLNRNAYIMIAIYGTNFCTSAKNAFFLLMRNIIRVAVLDKVTDFLLFLGKLLIVGSVGILAFFFFTQRIKLVQDTAPPLNYYWVPILTVIVGSYLIAHGFFSVYAMCVDTLFLCFCEDLERNDGSPERPYYMSPELSEILLKGSLESSKSADSQG from the exons CATGGACACATGGTGACCCCCGGAAGGTGATATACCCCACAGACAGTCGCGGGCAGTTCTGTGGCCAGCTGGGAACTCCCAATGA GAACAAGCCTTTCCtgttttacttcaacatcatgaAGTGCGCCAGCCCCTTGGTACTGCTGGAGTTCCAGTGTCCGACCAAACAG ATTTGTGTGAATAAGTGCCCAGACCGGTATCTCACGTACCTGAAAGTCAGGACACAGCTCACCAAAGACTTTGAATACTACAAGCAGTTCTGCGTCCCAGAATTTAACAATCAGCAGAAG aGCGTCCCGGAAGTGCTGAGGGATGGAGACTGTCCGGCCATGATCACTCCCAGCAAACCTT TGGCACGCAGGTGTTTACCAGCAATCAACACCAAGAAAGGGGTCATCATGGTTGGGAACGAGACGACCTTTGATGATGGATGGGGACAAACAAAAAGGAACGTGACAGAGCTGGTGGAAGGGGCCAA AAAAGCAAACGTGGTTCTGGAAGCAAGACAACTGGCCATGAAGATCTTTGAAGATTACACAGTTTCCTGGTACTGGATAATAAT AGGTCTAGTGATTGCCTTGGTGATCAGCTTCATCTTCATTGTCCTGCTTCGCTTCCTTGCTGGGATCATGATCTGGGTTATGATTGTGCTGGTGATCTTGGTGCTCGGATATG GAATCTTCCACTGTTACATGGAATACGCCCGACTAAAAGGAGAAGCAGGCTCTGATGTCTCCCTGAAGGACCTGGGATTCCAGACTGATCTGCATGTCTATCTCCACCTGAAGCAAACGTGGTTGGCCTTCA TGATTATCCTGTGCATCATAGAGGTGATCATCATCCTGTTACTCATCTTCCTCCGCAAGAGGATCCTTATTGCCATTGCGCTCATCAAGGAAGCCAGCAG GGCTGTTGGTCATATCATGATGTCGCTGGTGTTTCCTCTGTGCACCTTCTTCCTGGTGTGTCTCTGCATTGCTTACTGGGCCAGCACCGCTGT TTTTTTATCTACTTCTAATGAGGCTGTCTACAAGGTGTTTAACGAGTCTAACTGTGATTACGCTGGGCAGACCTGCATACCAGAG ACATTCAATATGACCAACATCACCAAGCAGTGCCCAGATGCCCGCTGCCTCTTTGCTTTCTATGGGGGCGAGACAGCCTACCATAAATACCTCATCGTCTTCCAGATCTATAATGCCTTTATGTTCTTCTGGCTGGCCAACTTTGTGATTGCGCTGGGCCAGGTCACGCTAGCCGGAGCCTTTGCTTCCTACTATTGGGCCTTCAAGAAACCTGATGACATGCCGgcttttcccctcttctcttcctTCGGCCGGGCACTCAG GTATCACACTGGCTCATTGGCCTTTGGGTCTCTGATTCTTGCCATTGTCCAGATCATCAGGGTCCTTCTGGAGTATCTGGATCACAGGCTGAAAG CTGCTGAGAATAAGTTTGCCAAGTTCCTGCTGACCTGTCTCAAATGCTGCTTCTGGTGCCTGGAAAAATTTATCAAGTTCCTGAACAGGAACGCATACATCATG ATTGCCATCTATGGCACCAACTTCTGCACTTCAGCCAAGAATGCGTTCTTCCTACTCATGAGGAACATTATCAG GGTGGCTGTTTTAGATAAAGTCACAGATTTTCTGCTCTTCCTTGGTAAACTCCTCATCGTGGGAAGTGTTG GAATCCTTGCCtttttcttcttcactcagcggaTAAAACTGGTTCAGGACACTGCACCTCCTCTCAATTACTATTGGGTCCCTATTCTG ACTGTGATTGTGGGCTCCTATCTCATTGCACATGGATTCTTCAGCGTCTATGCCATGTGTGTGGATACCCTCTTCCTCTGCTTCT GTGAAGACCTGGAGAGGAATGATGGATCTCCTGAGCGACCTTACTACATGTCCCCAGAGCTGAGTGAAATCCTGCTGAAGGGGAGCCTAGAATCATCCAAAAGTGCTGATAGCCAAGGATAG
- the SLC44A2 gene encoding choline transporter-like protein 2 isoform X3 — protein MGVDEENYYGKHGTPQKYDPTFKGPIHDRGCTDIICCILLLIAILGYVIVGVVAWTHGDPRKVIYPTDSRGQFCGQLGTPNENKPFLFYFNIMKCASPLVLLEFQCPTKQICVNKCPDRYLTYLKVRTQLTKDFEYYKQFCVPEFNNQQKSVPEVLRDGDCPAMITPSKPLARRCLPAINTKKGVIMVGNETTFDDGWGQTKRNVTELVEGAKKANVVLEARQLAMKIFEDYTVSWYWIIIGLVIALVISFIFIVLLRFLAGIMIWVMIVLVILVLGYGIFHCYMEYARLKGEAGSDVSLKDLGFQTDLHVYLHLKQTWLAFMIILCIIEVIIILLLIFLRKRILIAIALIKEASRAVGHIMMSLVFPLCTFFLVCLCIAYWASTAVFLSTSNEAVYKVFNESNCDYAGQTCIPETFNMTNITKQCPDARCLFAFYGGETAYHKYLIVFQIYNAFMFFWLANFVIALGQVTLAGAFASYYWAFKKPDDMPAFPLFSSFGRALRYHTGSLAFGSLILAIVQIIRVLLEYLDHRLKAAENKFAKFLLTCLKCCFWCLEKFIKFLNRNAYIMIAIYGTNFCTSAKNAFFLLMRNIIRVAVLDKVTDFLLFLGKLLIVGSVGILAFFFFTQRIKLVQDTAPPLNYYWVPILTVIVGSYLIAHGFFSVYAMCVDTLFLCFCEDLERNDGSPERPYYMSPELSEILLKGSLESSKSADSQG, from the exons CATGGACACATGGTGACCCCCGGAAGGTGATATACCCCACAGACAGTCGCGGGCAGTTCTGTGGCCAGCTGGGAACTCCCAATGA GAACAAGCCTTTCCtgttttacttcaacatcatgaAGTGCGCCAGCCCCTTGGTACTGCTGGAGTTCCAGTGTCCGACCAAACAG ATTTGTGTGAATAAGTGCCCAGACCGGTATCTCACGTACCTGAAAGTCAGGACACAGCTCACCAAAGACTTTGAATACTACAAGCAGTTCTGCGTCCCAGAATTTAACAATCAGCAGAAG aGCGTCCCGGAAGTGCTGAGGGATGGAGACTGTCCGGCCATGATCACTCCCAGCAAACCTT TGGCACGCAGGTGTTTACCAGCAATCAACACCAAGAAAGGGGTCATCATGGTTGGGAACGAGACGACCTTTGATGATGGATGGGGACAAACAAAAAGGAACGTGACAGAGCTGGTGGAAGGGGCCAA AAAAGCAAACGTGGTTCTGGAAGCAAGACAACTGGCCATGAAGATCTTTGAAGATTACACAGTTTCCTGGTACTGGATAATAAT AGGTCTAGTGATTGCCTTGGTGATCAGCTTCATCTTCATTGTCCTGCTTCGCTTCCTTGCTGGGATCATGATCTGGGTTATGATTGTGCTGGTGATCTTGGTGCTCGGATATG GAATCTTCCACTGTTACATGGAATACGCCCGACTAAAAGGAGAAGCAGGCTCTGATGTCTCCCTGAAGGACCTGGGATTCCAGACTGATCTGCATGTCTATCTCCACCTGAAGCAAACGTGGTTGGCCTTCA TGATTATCCTGTGCATCATAGAGGTGATCATCATCCTGTTACTCATCTTCCTCCGCAAGAGGATCCTTATTGCCATTGCGCTCATCAAGGAAGCCAGCAG GGCTGTTGGTCATATCATGATGTCGCTGGTGTTTCCTCTGTGCACCTTCTTCCTGGTGTGTCTCTGCATTGCTTACTGGGCCAGCACCGCTGT TTTTTTATCTACTTCTAATGAGGCTGTCTACAAGGTGTTTAACGAGTCTAACTGTGATTACGCTGGGCAGACCTGCATACCAGAG ACATTCAATATGACCAACATCACCAAGCAGTGCCCAGATGCCCGCTGCCTCTTTGCTTTCTATGGGGGCGAGACAGCCTACCATAAATACCTCATCGTCTTCCAGATCTATAATGCCTTTATGTTCTTCTGGCTGGCCAACTTTGTGATTGCGCTGGGCCAGGTCACGCTAGCCGGAGCCTTTGCTTCCTACTATTGGGCCTTCAAGAAACCTGATGACATGCCGgcttttcccctcttctcttcctTCGGCCGGGCACTCAG GTATCACACTGGCTCATTGGCCTTTGGGTCTCTGATTCTTGCCATTGTCCAGATCATCAGGGTCCTTCTGGAGTATCTGGATCACAGGCTGAAAG CTGCTGAGAATAAGTTTGCCAAGTTCCTGCTGACCTGTCTCAAATGCTGCTTCTGGTGCCTGGAAAAATTTATCAAGTTCCTGAACAGGAACGCATACATCATG ATTGCCATCTATGGCACCAACTTCTGCACTTCAGCCAAGAATGCGTTCTTCCTACTCATGAGGAACATTATCAG GGTGGCTGTTTTAGATAAAGTCACAGATTTTCTGCTCTTCCTTGGTAAACTCCTCATCGTGGGAAGTGTTG GAATCCTTGCCtttttcttcttcactcagcggaTAAAACTGGTTCAGGACACTGCACCTCCTCTCAATTACTATTGGGTCCCTATTCTG ACTGTGATTGTGGGCTCCTATCTCATTGCACATGGATTCTTCAGCGTCTATGCCATGTGTGTGGATACCCTCTTCCTCTGCTTCT GTGAAGACCTGGAGAGGAATGATGGATCTCCTGAGCGACCTTACTACATGTCCCCAGAGCTGAGTGAAATCCTGCTGAAGGGGAGCCTAGAATCATCCAAAAGTGCTGATAGCCAAGGATAG